A single genomic interval of Christensenellaceae bacterium 44-20 harbors:
- a CDS encoding HlyD family efflux transporter periplasmic adaptor subunit — MNWTKDNSMVQRTRPRVRRGRRQFHIDPKLIWITAGVLAAIILAVVLISVLSVKTFTAEQGTISFSKNSSGVVIRKETLYKADNYGKTEFIAQEGQVVTKGTPIADVYSWDYNDKDYDELKKLQETIMDYQQNNVYSSIRSEDLEHLNAMIDEKTAEIRAIVKGEAEGNLLVLNKELEKLMDERAAVLRDSIKQDDQLKAFYDQETALKAKIDNWKQTILAEEDGVVSFHFDGTEILLTPENMTKLTVKNINDILQGKSSYTSTEATASRALYRLVSQNEWYVVMICDEKVPEFENNSAFQVEFSYGEDYKYTATIYGHNSESGKEIYYLAFSQPVDKLLLARQVEFKISADYVGIKVPVSAVKTKDGVTGVYYKNEEGKKVFEPAAVLIRQDKECIIEPVDLRSKLDVGSEIYA; from the coding sequence ATGAACTGGACGAAAGATAACAGTATGGTGCAGAGAACAAGGCCGAGGGTTCGGCGAGGCAGAAGACAATTCCATATCGATCCGAAACTGATCTGGATTACCGCAGGCGTTTTGGCGGCGATCATTCTGGCGGTTGTGCTCATTTCCGTTCTCTCTGTGAAGACTTTTACAGCAGAGCAGGGGACGATTTCCTTTTCCAAAAATTCCAGCGGCGTGGTCATCCGCAAGGAGACGCTGTATAAAGCGGATAACTACGGGAAAACCGAGTTTATTGCGCAGGAAGGCCAGGTTGTAACCAAGGGAACGCCCATCGCCGATGTCTATAGCTGGGATTATAACGATAAGGATTATGACGAGCTGAAAAAACTGCAGGAAACCATCATGGATTACCAGCAAAACAACGTCTATTCCAGCATTCGCTCGGAGGATCTGGAGCACCTTAACGCGATGATCGACGAAAAGACCGCAGAGATCCGCGCGATTGTCAAGGGAGAGGCCGAGGGCAACCTTCTGGTGCTCAATAAAGAGCTGGAAAAGCTGATGGATGAGCGGGCGGCCGTGTTGCGGGATTCCATCAAGCAGGATGATCAGCTCAAGGCGTTTTACGATCAGGAAACCGCGCTCAAAGCCAAAATAGACAACTGGAAACAGACGATTTTGGCCGAGGAGGACGGCGTCGTCAGCTTCCATTTTGACGGCACGGAGATTTTGCTGACGCCGGAAAACATGACAAAGCTGACCGTCAAGAATATCAATGACATTTTGCAGGGCAAATCCAGCTATACCAGCACAGAGGCAACAGCCAGCCGCGCGCTTTATCGGCTGGTCAGCCAGAATGAATGGTATGTCGTGATGATCTGCGATGAGAAAGTGCCGGAATTTGAGAATAATTCGGCTTTTCAGGTGGAGTTCTCCTATGGAGAGGACTATAAATATACCGCCACCATCTATGGGCATAACTCGGAATCGGGCAAGGAGATCTACTACCTGGCTTTCAGCCAGCCTGTGGACAAGCTGCTGCTGGCGCGGCAGGTGGAGTTCAAAATTTCGGCAGACTATGTGGGCATCAAGGTTCCGGTTTCGGCTGTCAAAACCAAAGACGGCGTAACCGGCGTATACTATAAAAATGAAGAGGGCAAGAAGGTTTTCGAGCCTGCGGCAGTGCTGATCCGGCAGGATAAGGAGTGCATCATCGAGCCTGTGGATCTGCGCTCGAAACTGGATGTCGGCAGCGAGATATATGCTTGA
- the sepF gene encoding cell division protein SepF — MAKNFWKKAFGPLGGNDDEEYYEDDLLDEEEDQEYEEEADQQEPMYEEPNFSRRRNKVISMPENRTSGDTQMKMIIFRPTSYDETQSVIDSLKARKPIIVNLDEIDVAVAQRILDFISGAVYALGGDIKKAARNIFVVAPSNVEVTSNMANERSTMDFDVGDL; from the coding sequence ATGGCAAAGAATTTCTGGAAAAAGGCTTTTGGGCCTCTTGGCGGCAACGACGACGAGGAATACTACGAGGACGATTTGCTGGACGAAGAGGAAGACCAGGAGTACGAGGAAGAGGCTGATCAGCAGGAGCCGATGTATGAGGAGCCCAACTTTTCAAGAAGAAGGAACAAGGTGATTTCTATGCCTGAGAACAGGACAAGCGGTGATACCCAGATGAAAATGATCATTTTCCGCCCGACTTCCTACGACGAGACCCAGAGCGTCATCGACAGCCTGAAGGCCAGAAAGCCCATCATCGTGAACCTGGATGAGATCGACGTGGCTGTTGCACAGCGCATTTTGGATTTCATCAGCGGCGCGGTTTATGCCCTGGGCGGGGATATCAAAAAAGCGGCGCGCAATATCTTTGTCGTGGCACCTTCCAATGTGGAAGTTACGAGCAACATGGCAAACGAGCGCTCCACGATGGATTTCGACGTCGGCGATCTCTAG
- a CDS encoding DUF4190 domain-containing protein — translation MENNQNQGQQNWQANAPYGQPPYTQGYQNQPYGQQPYYQGGYGQNQPEQGKGLGIAGMVCGILSLLLIFAFMPLGIGCGIAGLVMSIIGRKKNNKDGMALAGIITSSIGLGLSVLLIILAVILVGAAFGAYGFEYFDYFLNAAQVAALGAGLIL, via the coding sequence ATGGAAAATAATCAAAATCAAGGCCAGCAGAACTGGCAGGCAAACGCACCCTATGGGCAGCCGCCTTATACCCAGGGCTATCAAAACCAGCCCTATGGCCAGCAGCCCTATTATCAGGGCGGCTATGGGCAAAACCAGCCTGAGCAGGGCAAGGGCCTCGGGATTGCGGGAATGGTCTGCGGCATCCTCAGCCTTTTGCTGATTTTTGCGTTCATGCCGCTGGGAATTGGATGCGGCATTGCAGGGCTCGTCATGAGCATCATCGGCAGAAAGAAAAATAACAAAGACGGCATGGCGCTGGCAGGCATCATCACCTCTTCGATTGGCCTTGGGCTGAGCGTCCTGCTGATTATTTTGGCCGTGATTTTGGTGGGTGCGGCATTTGGCGCTTACGGATTTGAATATTTCGATTATTTCCTGAATGCGGCCCAGGTGGCGGCATTGGGAGCGGGGTTGATTCTATAA
- the pheT gene encoding phenylalanine--tRNA ligase subunit beta, whose amino-acid sequence MKVPFKWLKDYIEIPVSAEEFADAMIMTGNGVEGIEERGAEIRDVLVGRIVKLEKHPDADRLQICSIDIGKEELLQIVTGADNVFEGALVPVAMVGCHLPNGMHIKKGKLRGVPSLGMLCSGEELCLKEADYPGAGVYGILILQDGQPGQDVREVLMMDDKVIEFEVGANRPDCLSVIGVAREGAAALGEGISLPEPKFGESEGDISEYVKVTVENEELCPRYMARAVKNVKIGPSPKWMQERLSAAGVRPISNIVDITNFVMLETGQPMHAFDAADIRGKEIIVRRAKEGEKIVTLDGKERELSASMLLICDGQGPIGIAGVMGGENSEIRENTTTVVFESAKFMYGNIRQTSRGLGLATEASMRYSKGVDAANCEYALHRACQLVEELGAGEIVGGEVDILSEDLSEKVIETTAGSVNALLGAEISAEEMRQCLERAFIKTELSQGKLTCHIPHFRGDMYGKADVAEEVARIYGYDNIPERTGAGQMMHGLPASLEPEQDALRTYLAAEGYFESVTYSFLGEQDFDKLELPAEHMLRKAVRIKNPLGDDKALMRTTLAPDMLAVMSANLKRKNKQVKLYEMNKVYLPENLPLADTLPDERRMLALCMSADAGDFYAMKRVVKNLFDILRVPGFDVAAGGESFLHPGRKAEIFAGEQKVGQMGEIAPEVQKNFELPMRVYYAEIDLKSLFALMQGEIKFAPLPKYPALERDIAVILAEEAEAGSVAKCIRKNGGKHLESVELFDVYRGGQLEEGQKSLAYSLAFRSPDTTLTDEAIAKNMEKILKALSEEFGATLRE is encoded by the coding sequence ATGAAAGTACCATTCAAATGGCTGAAAGATTATATTGAGATCCCGGTTTCTGCCGAGGAGTTCGCGGATGCGATGATCATGACGGGCAACGGCGTCGAGGGCATTGAGGAGCGCGGCGCAGAAATCCGTGATGTTCTGGTGGGCAGAATCGTCAAGCTGGAAAAACACCCGGATGCCGATCGGCTGCAAATTTGCAGCATCGATATTGGAAAAGAAGAGCTTTTGCAGATTGTAACCGGAGCGGATAACGTGTTTGAGGGCGCGCTGGTTCCCGTTGCAATGGTGGGCTGCCATCTTCCCAACGGCATGCACATCAAAAAGGGAAAGCTGCGCGGCGTTCCTTCGCTGGGTATGCTTTGCTCGGGAGAGGAGCTTTGCCTGAAGGAAGCGGATTATCCCGGCGCAGGCGTCTATGGCATCCTGATTTTGCAGGATGGGCAGCCGGGGCAGGATGTGCGCGAAGTGCTCATGATGGATGACAAAGTGATCGAGTTTGAAGTCGGCGCGAACCGGCCGGATTGCCTTTCGGTGATCGGCGTCGCCCGGGAAGGCGCTGCGGCGCTGGGAGAAGGCATCTCTCTGCCCGAGCCCAAATTTGGCGAGAGTGAAGGCGATATCTCCGAATATGTCAAAGTGACGGTGGAAAATGAGGAGCTTTGCCCGAGATATATGGCCAGGGCGGTGAAGAACGTCAAAATCGGCCCTTCTCCAAAGTGGATGCAGGAGCGGCTGTCGGCGGCGGGCGTTCGCCCCATCAGCAACATCGTCGATATCACCAACTTCGTCATGCTGGAGACCGGGCAGCCCATGCACGCTTTTGACGCCGCAGACATTCGAGGCAAAGAAATCATCGTGCGCCGGGCAAAGGAAGGCGAGAAAATCGTCACGCTGGATGGAAAAGAGCGGGAGCTTTCCGCTTCCATGCTGCTCATCTGCGATGGGCAGGGGCCGATCGGCATTGCAGGCGTGATGGGCGGAGAAAACTCCGAGATTCGTGAGAACACTACCACGGTCGTCTTTGAATCGGCAAAGTTCATGTACGGCAATATCCGGCAGACCTCCCGGGGCCTTGGCCTGGCGACGGAGGCCTCCATGCGCTATTCCAAGGGCGTGGATGCGGCCAACTGCGAATATGCACTGCACCGGGCCTGCCAGCTGGTAGAAGAGCTGGGCGCGGGCGAGATTGTCGGCGGCGAGGTGGATATTCTTTCGGAGGATTTGAGCGAGAAAGTCATCGAGACGACGGCCGGGAGCGTCAACGCGCTGCTGGGCGCGGAGATTTCCGCAGAGGAGATGCGGCAGTGTCTGGAGCGCGCGTTTATCAAAACCGAGCTTTCCCAGGGCAAGCTCACCTGCCATATTCCGCATTTCCGCGGGGATATGTATGGCAAGGCGGATGTGGCCGAGGAAGTGGCGCGCATCTATGGATACGACAACATCCCCGAGCGCACGGGCGCGGGCCAGATGATGCATGGCCTGCCGGCCAGCCTGGAGCCCGAGCAGGATGCGCTGCGCACTTACCTGGCGGCGGAAGGGTATTTTGAATCCGTTACATACTCTTTCCTGGGCGAGCAGGATTTCGATAAGCTGGAACTGCCGGCAGAGCATATGCTGAGAAAGGCGGTGCGCATCAAAAATCCGCTGGGAGACGATAAGGCGCTGATGCGGACGACGCTGGCGCCGGATATGCTTGCTGTGATGAGCGCAAACCTCAAGCGGAAGAACAAACAGGTGAAGCTCTATGAGATGAACAAAGTCTATCTGCCCGAGAATCTGCCGCTGGCAGATACGCTCCCGGATGAGCGGCGTATGCTGGCGCTCTGCATGAGCGCAGATGCAGGAGATTTTTACGCGATGAAGCGCGTGGTGAAAAACCTGTTCGATATTCTGCGCGTGCCCGGTTTCGATGTCGCGGCGGGCGGGGAAAGCTTCCTGCACCCCGGCAGAAAAGCAGAGATTTTTGCGGGCGAGCAGAAGGTCGGCCAGATGGGCGAGATCGCGCCGGAAGTTCAGAAGAATTTCGAGCTGCCCATGCGCGTTTACTATGCCGAAATCGATCTGAAGAGCCTGTTTGCGCTCATGCAGGGGGAGATCAAGTTTGCGCCGCTGCCCAAATACCCGGCTTTGGAGCGGGATATTGCGGTCATTCTGGCGGAGGAGGCAGAGGCGGGAAGCGTGGCCAAGTGCATCCGCAAAAACGGCGGGAAACACCTGGAGAGCGTGGAGCTGTTCGATGTGTACCGCGGCGGCCAGCTGGAGGAGGGGCAAAAATCCCTGGCCTATTCGCTGGCATTCCGCTCGCCGGATACGACGCTGACAGACGAGGCCATCGCCAAGAACATGGAGAAAATTCTCAAAGCTCTTTCCGAGGAATTCGGAGCGACGCTGAGAGAATGA
- a CDS encoding HAD-IA family hydrolase: protein MGRIKLVVFDLDGTLADTLPDIAGALEKVTAKYGAYGDLQQLVRKSIGNGARKLVERVFDALGISKENLEADLAEYRALYAKDSCIDTVLYPNTIKVLEELKKRGIMMTVATMKPLESTKEVLEKLGIADYFSLVLSADDMQAPKPDPWSVYTCAKHAGVLPEQALMIGDSMTDVGAGKASGAVSVAVLGGYSNREKMLSSGADYLVEEIGALLPILDELDER, encoded by the coding sequence ATGGGGCGCATCAAGTTAGTCGTTTTTGATTTGGATGGGACGCTGGCAGATACCCTGCCGGATATTGCCGGAGCGCTGGAAAAAGTAACGGCAAAATATGGAGCATATGGGGATTTGCAGCAGCTCGTCCGAAAGAGCATCGGCAATGGAGCAAGGAAGCTGGTAGAGCGCGTGTTTGACGCCCTGGGAATTTCAAAGGAAAACCTCGAGGCAGATCTGGCCGAATACCGCGCGCTTTACGCAAAAGACAGCTGCATCGATACAGTGCTCTACCCGAACACGATCAAGGTCTTGGAGGAGCTGAAAAAGCGCGGCATCATGATGACTGTCGCCACGATGAAACCCCTGGAATCTACGAAGGAAGTGCTGGAAAAGCTGGGCATTGCGGATTATTTTTCCCTGGTGCTCTCGGCAGACGACATGCAGGCGCCCAAGCCGGATCCCTGGAGCGTCTATACCTGCGCAAAGCATGCCGGCGTTTTGCCGGAGCAGGCGCTGATGATCGGCGACTCTATGACGGATGTCGGCGCGGGCAAGGCCTCGGGGGCGGTGAGCGTGGCTGTGCTCGGAGGGTATTCCAACCGTGAAAAGATGCTGAGCAGCGGCGCGGATTATCTTGTGGAAGAGATTGGCGCGCTGCTCCCAATTTTAGATGAACTGGACGAAAGATAA
- a CDS encoding DivIVA domain-containing protein has protein sequence MELTKAYIDMAKFEQKRGRYDAQEVDVFLDGVAAEAERLQNELKEAKEQLEKYRSMEGALASVMVTAEANAKKVEEEAAKKAEEILSQAEEEAAKVRDSIAEQEASLREQYQSQKEELIQEVEKLSQFSKEYRSAMREKLEGLLEQLQDSPAQQENGGIDLGDILKNLPETDSELKAMIDELI, from the coding sequence ATGGAACTGACAAAAGCATATATCGATATGGCAAAGTTCGAGCAGAAGCGCGGCCGATATGATGCCCAGGAAGTGGATGTCTTTTTGGACGGCGTGGCCGCAGAGGCCGAGCGCCTGCAAAACGAGCTGAAAGAGGCAAAAGAGCAGCTGGAGAAATACCGCAGCATGGAGGGCGCTCTGGCGTCCGTCATGGTTACGGCAGAGGCCAATGCAAAAAAGGTCGAGGAAGAGGCGGCAAAGAAGGCTGAGGAAATTCTGAGCCAGGCGGAGGAAGAGGCGGCAAAGGTGCGCGATTCCATCGCCGAGCAGGAGGCTTCCCTCAGAGAGCAGTATCAGAGCCAGAAGGAAGAGCTCATCCAGGAAGTGGAAAAGCTCTCTCAATTTTCCAAAGAGTATCGCAGTGCCATGCGCGAAAAGCTCGAGGGCCTTTTGGAGCAGCTCCAGGATTCGCCTGCACAGCAGGAAAACGGCGGGATTGACCTGGGAGATATTCTAAAGAATCTGCCCGAGACAGACAGCGAACTCAAAGCCATGATCGATGAACTGATCTAG
- a CDS encoding YggS family pyridoxal phosphate-dependent enzyme, whose translation MSVREAIQEVLGEIAQSARRAGRKPEEVQLLAVSKTVEAERIQQAIDAGLTAFGENRVQEWKEKYEILPKNISWHIIGRLQKNKIKYIINKIELLHSLCTLEAAQEIERLSAREGVQTNCLVQVNIGREESKAGVEQEELERFLEQLQGFAHLKVQGLMAIAPFAENPEDVRRYFAAMRELYEKMPNEGNLERKFLSMGMSGDYKIAIEEGANIVRVGSKIFGARDYH comes from the coding sequence ATGAGCGTTAGGGAAGCTATCCAGGAAGTTTTGGGGGAGATTGCGCAGAGCGCGCGGAGGGCCGGCAGAAAGCCAGAGGAAGTGCAGTTGCTTGCTGTGAGCAAAACCGTAGAGGCAGAGCGCATCCAGCAGGCCATCGACGCGGGTCTTACCGCTTTCGGTGAGAACCGTGTGCAAGAATGGAAAGAAAAGTATGAAATTTTGCCAAAAAATATCTCCTGGCATATCATTGGACGATTGCAAAAAAATAAGATAAAGTATATAATAAACAAAATAGAGCTGTTGCATTCGCTTTGCACGCTGGAAGCCGCGCAGGAGATAGAGCGCCTCTCGGCCAGGGAAGGCGTGCAGACAAACTGCCTGGTGCAGGTCAACATCGGCAGGGAGGAGAGCAAAGCGGGCGTAGAGCAGGAGGAACTGGAGCGCTTTTTGGAGCAGCTTCAAGGGTTTGCGCATCTCAAAGTGCAGGGCCTGATGGCCATTGCGCCTTTTGCGGAAAACCCGGAAGACGTCCGCCGCTATTTCGCAGCAATGCGGGAGCTTTATGAAAAAATGCCAAACGAGGGCAACCTGGAGCGTAAATTTCTCTCGATGGGAATGTCGGGGGATTATAAAATTGCGATAGAAGAGGGGGCCAACATCGTGCGGGTTGGTTCAAAAATTTTCGGCGCACGGGATTACCACTAA